CCCTTCTTCCAGCAAATTGCCGCCGGACGTTAAGATCTGCACGGCCACGCTATCGACCTTTACATTGTCGGTAGCCACTACTAACACCTTACTGCCTACCGTGCCGTTATAATCCTCCAGGATCACGGTATCAATTTTAGGCGCGTGGAAGTAGTCGGCCACCGCCGTTGCAAAGACGCCACCTTTACCAACTCTTAAAGTACTGTACAGGTCCTTCAGAGAAAGGTTTTTCATGACCTGTTTTGCATAAGCCGTTGCGGCCTTAAAGCGTTCCGTCACCGACTTCTGTTTGTCTGTTGGTGGTACCTTGCTGGCAGACGGAAACCTGCCGATTACCTGTACGCCGTTGATGATACGCATTACTAATTGGTTTCCAAAAGCGCCACTTACACCTGAGGTAATGGCATTGAATTCTGTTCGTTTCATAAATGTTTGTTTTTAAAAGTGAATAATAAAATAACAGTGCAAAGATGGGGGTGAAAAATGTTTTTCATGATAGTCGCAAGTGAACATTGAGGTAGGGTCAATTTGACAAAATCGATCTTAAATACAATAGAGTGGCCGATTACAGCGCCGCAGACATTTCTTCTGCAAAAACACAAAAACAACGCGCCAAAATCAATAACCAGAAAGAAACACAGGCATTTTTGCTAATAACCTGCTAAATATTTTTTTGCTGATTAAATTCAAAATTCTACATTCGCTCAACATTTTTTTAACCTGATACCGAATAGTGAGGATGCATAACAACCTAATCTAGAACCATGCAATTCGCACCTACTCCCCATGAGCACATGGACACCCAAATTATACCGTGTCCGCACCTGTTTCCCGACATGATTACCAATGCTCCTGTCACCCTTATGACGGGGCCATTTGGCCGGATCTTACAGCAGATAGAGGACGGGCAGGAATATCGTTTAACGAAACATTGTTTCGGACTTACGATACCCAAACTCATGCAAGTATCCGTGTCCGAACCTACCCTGGTATTATCTTATACACTGGAAGGCAGCATGGTTATGAAACACAGCCTGCTCGGCGACCTGCCGCATTATCGGGGCACCAGCTATCTCTACTACCTCCCTCCTGGCCTGCACGAAGTGAACGTTCCTGCAGGGGCCTGCACTACCCTCAAACTTCACGTAAGCCTCTCCCTGTTAGAAACAGCCTGTTACAAGCGCGATGAGCTACAAACATTGTTGAAGCGCGTAAAAGACGGCTGTCCTGAGGGCTGGGTGATGCCCATGGTAAATACCGGCATGAAAGGCAGAACGATGACCCGGCAAGTGACCAGGTTGCAGGACACCGGAGGGCTTCGTAAAATAGCCATAGACAACAAAGTGAGGGAATTTTTGCTCCATTACATGAAGCAAAAACCTATCAGCCCCAAAAAGCAGAAAAGAAGAGAGGCACACGTTTGCGAATCGCATGTGGAGAAATTACGGCACGCCCGGCAAAGAACCCCGGAAATGCAGCAGTTGTTTGGCAGCATGGCCTCCGTGGCACGTGTACTGAACATGACTAAAACACAATTGAAAAACGCCTGTAAAAAAATGGGCATGCGGTTTCCCTCCCTGCAGAAACGCTGGAAAATAGAACATGCCTGCGAGCTGTTGCTCGATGGCCAAATAAAGATCGACGCAGTTGCCACTGAGTCGGGGTACAAGGAACCACCCCAGTTTTACGAAGCTTTCGAGCAAGAAATTGGCTGTACGCCAGACACGTACAGGAAGAACAAACTGAAACCCTAACCGGTGTTAGCCATGTTGCAAATGGATCTTACATTTTGCCTACCGGCGATACGTATGCTCGTGCTACGATGTTCAGGCGTACCAGTTGCTGGTGTTGTTAATTCATACCGGCACTCATTGCCCGGCAGGTCGACTGCCACCACCTCTACACGGCCACCCTGGGCGATTGTAACGGGACGGTATATCCAGCGATCGTCGTCTCCCCGGCCTGCAAGACCGGATTCTAACAACGCACCATTGGCATCGTATACCATAATCTTTACCGCATGCACCTGAAAATTATCCGTAGCATGTACCATGACCGTACCATCGGCTATATGCACATCATGAATTTCGGGAGCGACGAGAAAGTCTGCGATTGCGAGGTTATGAATGTTACGCCCGTCCCGGACGGAGGGCTTATAGTGGGCTGTCAAGTCGTTCGACGCCCGAACTTTGGCCGAAAAATTTATGGCCTTACTAAAATCCGCCCGTGTACGCTCCTGGCCGGGCGTTCCTTTGCCAGGTCGTTTGGGTGGTGCTTTAGCGATAATTTCTTTGCCGTGGCGGAAGTACTTGACTACCTGTTTGCCGAACATCCCCGTGGCACCTGACGAGATGGCGTTATATGAACTTTGTATCATGTTTTTTAACGAAGGTCGGAATTACATTGGCTTTTTAGCTAGGCGCAAGTTGACATTGAAGTAGGGTCAACTTGACATCTTTGGGGGGATCGAGGGTTGGGTGACGGTTGGGTGAGGGTTGGGTAGGCTAGTCATTCAGTTGCCGGGGTTCGTGAAATCCATATATAAGCAGCTAAACCGAACCATGAATAAGATTTCAACCTTACACAATCAACTTCTCCCATAGAGCTTCACATTCGATGCATGAAGTTCTATTGAATCTCCGTTTTCGAACTCCAAATAATAGTAACCCCTACCGTCATCAGTAAACTCCAACAATTCACCGTCTTGCTCAAAACGCCCTCGATAAAAACTATTGAGCGAACTTGAATCGGGGGTCTTTTCCAAAAAAACATTCAACTTATTTACCCGTGCACCCAGAGGTTTTAATAAGTGTTGCTCATCCTGTTTAAACAGGTAATTACGACTGTAAGGAGTTTTCTTATAAGGCTTATCGTTAAGTAAAATGAGTTGTTGGGCGATAGCAGCATTCAATGCTGTTAGACTGGTGAAGTCCTGGTTACGCAGTGGCGCAAAAATGTTGTTGTATACAATATTGACCGCCCGTTCCACCATTGCTTTGTCACGAGGGCTATACGGTCTGGTTGCGCTGAAGGTGGTACAGTAATGCTCGCCGAGCTGAGCGCAAACGTCTGTAAATACGGCTTCATAACGATCAGGACGGATTACAGCTGTCTTCAGGTTGTCGCATAAAATCGTGGCCGGAGCGCCACCGTAGAACTTTAGCATGCCATTGATACAATGAGTAAAGTCGACAGTCCGCTGTGAGTGTACGGCCTGACAAAAGATAACGCCACTGAAGGGAAGAATGGCGACAAAGACCTCACACTCAATACACTCACCAGTGGAGGAGTCTATGTAATGGCTTTTTGCCCGCAAAGTCAATCATGATTGTATCTGCCGGACTGTATTGCAGGTGCATGGATAAGTCCCGGTTTTTAAGATATTGAGCGAAGTGATAGCAATAATGACTATAAACATAGCCGTCCGGGTGCTGATCTATGTATTCCTGCCAAAGTAACGCGCGGGTAACCCCTGTTTTGCTTATTTCATTTTGCGCATACTGAAAATGTGAGGTCAGCTGCGCTAATCGTTGCTCATCATGTGCAAGCAAGTCATTATTATAGGCAGTATCGGCTAATTCCTTGTCGGTTAAGGCATGAACCGATTCCGTCTTTTCTGCTATCAATTCGAGATATTTACGAACCGTATTGCGGCTGATGCCGATACGACGTGCTATCTCACGGATACCGATACCATCTTCCTTTAGTTGGACGATCTGTTTTAATTGTTCCATCGCTATAGGTTTTTGCGCCATGCTCCGTTTTTGGAAGCAAATGACTGCAAAAACTCTTATCACCGGTACCTGCAGGTGGGTCAACATGCCAGAATGCCAGTCGGCTCCAATTCTGAAAGGGTGGGTCAACATCCCAGAATCCCGGTGTCTCAGTTTTGACAACGGGTGGGTCAACATCCCAGAATGCGACAAAAAGATGTTCCAGGTTGGCTCCAAACGGGTGGGTCAACATCCCAGAATGGTGGGGCAACATAAAACAGAATGGTGGGTCAGCATGGAACAGAAATTACAGTAATCGCGTACGCTGTTCAGGCGGTTATTGGTGACAAAGCCATCCTGGCGGTTGTATTTGTACTCCAGGTTATCCATGAGGGAACTGCCGGCACCCCGGCGTAGGTACCTGAGGATATTGCATAGCGAGGCTGCGCGTGGTAAAGCAGGGGGTTACCGGGGGCAATACGGTCAGGTTACTCTTCTCGCCTACTTCTGCTATGCGGCTAAGGGAATCGTATTTCGTATAGCAGAAGCGGTTAGCCGGGCTGCCCTGCATGTACTAGATGCTCGATGCATTTATCGCTAAGGCTAATAACTAAGTGACATATCACAATGACAAAACCCGGCTCAATGTGGCCGGGTTTTGTCATTGAAAGATTGGAATAAGGAAATATAAATCATAATGCCCGTCCTATAATACGTTCTAATTCTTCTTGCACTGCTGGGAGCAATTTGATATCTCCTCGCTCAACCGCCTTGACAAGTGAATCCAAGGTAAGTACTGTCTCAGAATGAGGAACAATATACTCTCTAAACGTTTTTTCAATACCTGCACGGCGGGAGGTATCATCTAACGCTGTTTCCAAATCAAAATATTTGTCATACTCGCTTGGAATGCGCTGGAATATGTCACCTATATCTTTGACTAACTCCTTTGACTTTTTATAGCTATTTCCAAAAGCACCTTGAATATAAACCTTCATCATCACATTGTATTTAATGCTGTAATTTGATCGCTGAGGCTCTAAACGAAAATGCATTCTACACTCTCCTTAAACCACCCATTAAACACATGTTCCAAATCATTGGCCTTTGCAATTTCCTTAAAAAGGACTTTAAACTCTTTACTTTCCATATTTAACTAATAAAGATCCGAAAAACTAAACGGCTTGAGTCCAATACAATATCGAACTCAAGCCGCCTAATCTTCAACCCGTCCAAACTTTTGGGGTCACTTCATGATGGCCAGGCTTCGGTACTCCTGTGACGATTTAAAATTCGGGAACTAATAAAACAGAATTGCAATTTGGACATTTACACATTTCAAAGTCGTTACACTTTACTTGCCAAGCCTCATCGCAATATGAGCACTGTACCCAATTCTCTTGAACCTTAAGCGCAAATGATTCAATACCTGGCAACTTAAATTCCAAAAACATAAGGTATTTATATTTATCAAAAACCTCAACTTCATACAGGCCTCCATCCACTAGCTTCTCATAAAACAACACATCGTCTGCCTTTTCTTTAAATGTGATTAAGGGGTACACATCGCCGTTTCCCGCTATTCCTCTTCCCAATACAAAATACCTGGACAACCGGCTATCTTGCACTTCAAACAAAAAAGAAGGAAAGGACTTGGTATATAAATCATGCGTAGTCAATATTTCGTACCACACTCTTCCTTGAAAAAAAAATACTCCATACACTAAGTAATACTGATTAATATATAACTCATCACTAAGTGGAGTTTTATTGTATTTCTGCCAACCATCTACTAAGACAGAATCATTAGCTATACATTTAACTACCATTTTATTAATTTTTAAACAGAAAATCCTGGCGGGATTTGTCTTGGTGCTAGTTTGCGGGATCGCATTAATCGTGAGAGTTTTGAGACTGGCGGAGAAGCGTAAATAGTGCTTAGTTAAGTCCAAATTTTCCTGCGTCACGCGATCTTTACAATAGCGCTTGTTGAAT
This genomic interval from Chitinophaga horti contains the following:
- a CDS encoding helix-turn-helix domain-containing protein; protein product: MDTQIIPCPHLFPDMITNAPVTLMTGPFGRILQQIEDGQEYRLTKHCFGLTIPKLMQVSVSEPTLVLSYTLEGSMVMKHSLLGDLPHYRGTSYLYYLPPGLHEVNVPAGACTTLKLHVSLSLLETACYKRDELQTLLKRVKDGCPEGWVMPMVNTGMKGRTMTRQVTRLQDTGGLRKIAIDNKVREFLLHYMKQKPISPKKQKRREAHVCESHVEKLRHARQRTPEMQQLFGSMASVARVLNMTKTQLKNACKKMGMRFPSLQKRWKIEHACELLLDGQIKIDAVATESGYKEPPQFYEAFEQEIGCTPDTYRKNKLKP
- a CDS encoding helix-turn-helix domain-containing protein, yielding MEQLKQIVQLKEDGIGIREIARRIGISRNTVRKYLELIAEKTESVHALTDKELADTAYNNDLLAHDEQRLAQLTSHFQYAQNEISKTGVTRALLWQEYIDQHPDGYVYSHYCYHFAQYLKNRDLSMHLQYSPADTIMIDFAGKKPLHRLLHW